From candidate division WOR-1 bacterium RIFOXYB2_FULL_36_35, a single genomic window includes:
- a CDS encoding tRNA (N6-isopentenyl adenosine(37)-C2)-methylthiotransferase MiaB codes for MNVNDSEILSGILETKGYQETTDYRSADLVLVNTCAIRQKAEDKAYGFLGDLKGLKKEKPDLIIGICGCIPQHEKEKILKKLPFVDLVMGPSGIEEFGNLLSEVETKKETITFFGDDCIPRGIHPSKRAKIPRAYINIMYGCNNYCSYCIVPYVRGREICRPVKDVIDEIKTLDKSIYKEVFLLGQNVNSWQGDRGEKFSDLLKIVHELQQIKWLSFMTSHPKDFTDDIIDAVANSPKINHYIHLPIQSGSSKILAAMNRKYDRDYYLRVVDKIYSKIPDVALTSDIIVGFPGETDQDFQDSLDIIKKAEFDSVNTLVYSIRPDT; via the coding sequence ATGAATGTCAACGATTCGGAAATCCTGTCAGGCATCCTTGAAACAAAAGGATATCAAGAAACAACTGATTATAGATCTGCTGATTTGGTGCTTGTCAACACATGCGCTATTCGCCAAAAGGCGGAAGATAAAGCGTACGGTTTCTTAGGAGACCTAAAAGGCTTAAAAAAAGAAAAGCCCGATTTAATAATAGGTATCTGCGGGTGTATCCCTCAACATGAAAAAGAAAAAATTTTAAAAAAACTGCCATTTGTTGACCTAGTAATGGGCCCTTCCGGCATCGAAGAATTTGGAAATCTTCTGTCAGAGGTAGAAACAAAAAAAGAGACTATAACCTTCTTTGGTGATGATTGCATCCCAAGAGGGATACACCCCTCGAAACGAGCCAAAATTCCGAGAGCTTATATTAATATAATGTATGGTTGCAATAACTATTGTTCTTATTGTATTGTCCCTTATGTCAGAGGGAGAGAAATTTGCCGTCCGGTAAAAGATGTTATAGATGAGATAAAAACGCTGGATAAATCTATATACAAAGAAGTCTTTTTGTTGGGACAAAATGTTAATTCATGGCAGGGGGATAGAGGCGAAAAATTTTCCGACCTTTTGAAAATAGTCCACGAGTTACAACAGATTAAATGGTTGAGCTTTATGACCTCCCATCCAAAAGATTTTACCGACGATATAATCGACGCTGTCGCGAATTCGCCTAAAATAAATCATTATATCCATCTTCCGATCCAATCCGGCAGCTCCAAAATTTTAGCCGCAATGAACCGCAAATATGACAGAGACTATTATTTGAGAGTAGTTGATAAAATTTATTCAAAGATTCCGGATGTTGCGTTAACTTCCGATATTATTGTCGGCTTTCCCGGAGAGACAGATCAGGATTTTCAAGACTCTTTGGATATTATAAAAAAAGCTGAATTTGATTCTGTAAATACCCTTGTATATTCAATTCGTCCTGACAC
- a CDS encoding metal ABC transporter substrate-binding protein, whose protein sequence is MKKLIWYLILIVLLFSLSFEAKSFSSDDKTKNIKVVTSFYPMYIMAKNVTNNIPSITVQNLTPPTTGCLHDYSITTDDMKKLTEAQILVINGAGMESFLNKVTAQYPKIKIVKLSEGIPLIKGNEGENPHVWVSVSDAISQVKTLEKALGKYDPKNKKGYQKNAAKYIAKLETLKRKMHKELAPYKGASIITFHEAFPYFAREFGLKIAAVVEREPGNEPSAKELADTIKLIKKHKIKALFSEPQYPAKSANIIARETGLKVYILDPAVTGSDDNNTYINIMEKNLATFKEAFK, encoded by the coding sequence ATGAAAAAGCTCATTTGGTATCTGATATTAATCGTATTGTTGTTCTCCTTGTCATTTGAGGCAAAGTCTTTTTCCTCCGATGATAAAACAAAAAATATCAAGGTAGTAACCTCTTTTTATCCAATGTATATAATGGCAAAAAATGTTACAAATAACATACCAAGCATAACAGTCCAAAATCTTACCCCACCTACAACAGGCTGTTTGCACGATTATTCAATAACCACTGATGATATGAAAAAATTGACAGAGGCGCAAATATTGGTTATCAACGGCGCGGGAATGGAGTCTTTTCTTAACAAGGTAACAGCTCAATATCCAAAAATAAAAATAGTAAAACTATCCGAAGGGATCCCGCTTATAAAAGGAAATGAAGGGGAGAATCCTCATGTATGGGTCAGTGTTTCGGATGCTATCTCCCAGGTGAAAACCCTTGAAAAAGCGCTTGGGAAATATGATCCAAAAAATAAAAAAGGATATCAAAAAAATGCCGCAAAATATATTGCAAAGCTTGAAACTCTCAAAAGAAAAATGCACAAAGAACTTGCGCCCTACAAAGGAGCTTCTATTATTACATTTCATGAAGCATTTCCCTATTTTGCCCGTGAGTTTGGGCTAAAAATTGCTGCCGTCGTGGAAAGGGAGCCAGGAAACGAACCTTCCGCCAAAGAACTGGCTGACACAATTAAACTTATAAAAAAACACAAGATAAAAGCTTTATTTAGCGAACCGCAGTATCCCGCAAAATCGGCAAATATAATTGCCAGAGAGACAGGATTAAAAGTATATATTCTTGATCCCGCGGTCACAGGTTCTGATGATAACAATACTTATATAAATATTATGGAAAAAAATCTTGCGACTTTCAAAGAGGCGTTTAAATAA